A region of the Phaseolus vulgaris cultivar G19833 chromosome 11, P. vulgaris v2.0, whole genome shotgun sequence genome:
GTAGTAAATAAACTCCCATCTTACTGAGTCATATGCCTTTTCGTAATCAACCTTAAACACCAcacattctttctttttcctctttACCTCCTCAATGGTTTCATTAACTACTAACACACTATCCAACAAACCCCTTCCTTCCAGAAAAGCAGACTGCCTAAGGTCAATGACTTTATTCAACACCCTTTTCAACCTTGAAGAAAGGATTTTAGATACAATTTTATACACACATCCCACCAAAGAAATCGGTCTAAAGTCATTCAGATGTTGTGGATTTACCACCTTTAGGACAAGAGTAATAAAGGAAGCATTAGTACCTTTTGGCCAACTTCCATCCTCTGCAAACCTTTGTACCGCACTCACAACGTCCCCTTTTATAATATCCCAACAAAAGTTTATAAAGCCAAAATTAAGCCCATCCGATCCAGGGCTTTTGGAGCTGTCACAATTCCAAACTGCCTCCTTAACTTCAACTTCAGAAATAACTCCTACCAACATTTCATTATCCTCCCTAGAGATACCCTTAAACTGAACATTATCTAATCTAACTAGTTGTCTTCCCCCCTACTGAATCTGCCCTCAAAGAATTCCTTCACTCTAGCTTTTACCTCAACCGGATCATCACACCATTGATCTCCGACCTTGAGGCCATTAATCCCATTATGCATCCTCCTCCACTTAATACTTGAGTGATAAAACTTTGTATTCAAATCACCCTGACTTACCCATCTCAACCTTGCTTTTTGCTGTAAAATCACTTCTTGTTTAACTCTGACTTGCCCCAATTCAGCTAAAAGTTGCCTCCTTTCCTCCCTGTCATCCACACTCAACTCCCCTTCATCATCTTTTCCATCAAGAACTTGGATCCTCTTTTCCAACTCCACTTTTTGTTTATTAACATCTCCAAAAACATATTTGTTCCAATTCCTTATGTCAAACTTTAAccttttcaatttctctttcAAAACGTACAGACCATTTCCCCTAATATCATAACTTTCCCACTTAGTCCTTACGAGCTCCTTAAAACAAACATCTTTTTGCCATACATCAAGACATCTAAACGGTTTTGGACCGCAATCAATGTTTATATCCTTTAAAATTAAAGCGTAGTGATCTGAGACTGTTCTCCCTTCCGCATACAATTTACTTCCCGACCATTTCTCCAACCATTCAAGGGAAACTAAAACTCTATATATTCTGCTTTTGACAGTCCCATTAGGTTTATACCAAGTAAATTTTCTACCCACCAATAGAATGTCGACCAGACAAGATtcttcaataaaattattaaaactctGTATTTCACTATTATAATTGACATTAGAACTTTGGCCTCTTCTCTCTTTAGCACTTCTATTAGAATTAAAATCTCCAGCTACACACCACAATTTTATTGGGTGATTTTTCCTTATCTCACTTATCTCATCCCAAATCACTCTTTTTTCTCTTAAGGTACCGCCACGGTAAACATTTGTTATCATTATTTCTACTTGCATTCCTTCCTTCCATACTCCTtcaataattgagaaattgttCCCGTTTCTAAACCTTTTCATTTCAAAACAATCTTTCTTCCACATAGTAATTAACCCTCCGCCATTATTAACTGCCTCAATTTCAATCCAGTCAATTTCATTTGACCCCCAAAATTGATAACATCTTTCCTTACCAATTTGTTCACATTTTGTTTCCTGAAGACAAATAACTCCAACTTGATGTTTTCTAATAAGATCATTAATATACTTCATTTTTATCCCTTCCTCCCAGACCCCTAATATTCATACTAATCAGTTTCACCATCAACAACCTTTAATCCACCCCTACCTAAACCTTCCTTCATATTGTCCTTTTCTTTCTGACTTCTTAACCCGTTTAAGACATCTTCCTCACTTCCATAACGAGAGAAccatgtcatcaaatcatagtagtactttgtttggcttatttgtttcttgattttggtctaaatgtttgttttgaatctgctgtgttttttatcctttggtgccttttatttttagatagagttcatatttgtgtttagatctacacaaattccttttcatcaattccattgtgtttatcttttgttatcttgctgttttttttttcaatttttacagaatcccctgttttacataactttggctgttttgtttaagaaaattattttcccacataggaaatttctgattctctggattatgcaagattgaggtgttacagaaaagataaaaaaagaatcagctcaaaagagtcaatagaaaaaaaatgataaatattataaaaacagtgtgcaaatctagcgctacagttggcgtaactgaacactgattttgaaaaaattattaaaaaaaaaatggttcatgcgtttggagtgaaatcaacgccagaatttagttgagatcttgaattatttgcatataaattttcagaagcaaatctta
Encoded here:
- the LOC137835171 gene encoding uncharacterized protein, which gives rise to MKYINDLIRKHQVGVICLQETKCEQIGKERCYQFWGSNEIDWIEIEAVNNGGGLITMWKKDCFEMKRFRNGNNFSIIEGVWKEGMQVEIMITNVYRGGTLREKRVIWDEISEIRKNHPIKLWCVAGDFNSNRSAKERRGQSSNVNYNSEIQSFNNFIEESCLVDILLVGRKFTWYKPNGTVKSRIYRVLVSLEWLEKWSGSKLYAEGRTVSDHYALILKDINIDCGPKPFRCLDVWQKDVCFKELVRTKWESYDIRGNGLYVLKEKLKRLKFDIRNWNKYVFGDVNKQKVELEKRIQVLDGKDDEGELSVDDREERRQLLAELGQVRVKQEVILQQKARLRWVSQGDLNTKFYHSSIKWRRMHNGINGLKVGDQWCDDPVEVKARVKEFFEGRFSRGEDN